AGCGCAGTGATCAGCGGCAGCGTCATCAGCGGCATCTGCACCTGCGCCAGTGCGATCACGACGCCGAACTGGGTGTAGAGCAGCTTCAGGGGCGTATCGATGATCCCGAGCGACTGCAGCGTCGCGTTGATGATGCCCTGGCGGCCCAGAATGACGATCCAGGCGAAGGTGCGCACCACCACGCTGGTCAAAAGCGGCAGCAGCACGATCAGGATGATGATGGTCTGAAGCCTGGGCCCGACCCGCTGGTAGAGCCATGCGATGGGAAAGCCGAGCACGAGGCAGACGGCCGTCACCTCGGCTCCCAGCAGCAGCGTCGAGCCGAGCACACTGAGGCTGAAGGGGTCGGCCAAAAAGTGCAAGTACTGGCCGAGCCCCCAATGGAGCCCGGCCGTGTCGTTGTGCAGCGAGAGCCAGAACAGCTGCAGCAGGGGCGCGACGAAGAACAGCAGGAAGAACAGCGCCAGCGGCGCCGCCAATCCCATTCCATAGGACGTGACGTCCCGTGATGCCGGTGCTGCGCCCATCGCCAGGTCCTTGCGCTAGATCTTGATCTCGCGGTTGAAGCGCTCGATCCAGGCCGAGCGCTGCTCGTTGATCTTCTTCCAGTCCTGGAACACGAACTTCTTCTTCAGCTCGGCGGTGTCCTTGGCGAGCACGCGCGCGATCTCGCCGCCCATCGTCACCTTGGAATTAGTCGGCACGATCAGATAAGGCGGGTTCATCAGTGTGGTCTGGACTTCCGGTGTCAGCGCCGCCTCGATCAGCTTGAAGGCCAGCTCGCGGTTCGGCGAGTTCTTGACGATGTGGATCGTGGTCTTGAAGGCGATGGCACCTTCCTTCGGCGCTACGAACTCGACCGGCACGCCACGGGCTTTGAGGATCTGGATGGCGTTGAAATTGCCGGGGGAGATGTCGATCTGGCCCTGCTGGAACAGGGTCGCGAGCGCGCCGGGATTGGCGGCCACCGCGGCGAGATTGGGCTTGAGTTCCTCCAGCGCCTTGAAGGCGGGATCAACATTGGCTTCCGAGCCGCCGCGCATCTTGGCGATTTCGACCAGCCAGCCGGTGCCGAGCGTCGAGTTGAGGTTGGTGATGCCGACGCGGCCCTTGAACTCGGGCTTCCAGAGATCGGCCCAGGAGGTCGGCGGCGTCTTGACGGCTTCCGGGTTGTAGGTGAGGCCGACGACCTGGAAGAACGGAGCAGGGCCCATCGGTTCCTGTGCCTCGGCGATCAGGTCCTTGTAATAGGCACTCTTCTCGACCGGATAGGGCTCGACCAGGTCCTGGCCGATGGCGACGAGGGCAGGGCCGGGATCGTGCAACATGACGTCGATCGGCGGATTGGCTTTCGCGGCATTGACCTTGGCGATCTGGTCGACCGAGAGCATGGGATCGAGCACCATCGCGGCATCGGCGTTTGCCTTGCGGAAGGCCGGCACCAGAACGGCCTTGTGCGCTTCCTCCCAGCTTCCGGTGAAGGTCGCAAACACCAGCGGGCGGGCCTGGGCAAAGCTCAGTCCGGGAAACGCCTTCATGGCACCGAGTGTGAGGGCGGTCGTCATCAGGCTGCGGCGATTGAGGATCATGTCGAACTCCGTGTGGACAATGACAGGAACTAAAGCGTTGCGGGAAATGCGTTGGCGAGCGAAGGGGCGAGTGGTGCGAGCCGCACGGCGGCGCCGCTCTCCAGCGCGCGCGTCTCGCCGATGCGCGCCTGGGAGATCTTGACGCCGGAGCCGTCTGCCGTCGTGATCTCGTGCACGACGGTGGCGCCCAGCGGCAGCGACATGCCGACCACGCCGGCAAAGCCGGTCTCGTCGCCGACGAATTGCAGATGCTCGGGTCGGATGCACACGGTGACGCGCCCGCCTTCGGTGAGGGCGCCGGCGGCGGGCCGCGCAATGATCTCCGCGCCCGCATCGAGGCGGACTTTGGCGGCAGTTCGGTCCGCCGAGACGACCACGCCGGGCATGCGATTGCTGGAGCCGACAAAAGTGTTCACGAACAGGGTCTGCGGCCGGTCGTAGACGTCCGACGGCGTGCCGAACTGCTCGAGCTTGCCGTGGCTCAGCACGGCGACGCGATCGGCCATCGACAGCGCCTCTTCCTGGTCGTGCGTCACGATCAGCGTGGTGATGCCGGAGACACGCTGCAGCCGCTTGACCTCGATCTGCATGTCGAGCCGCAGATTCTTGTCCAGCGCGGCAAAGGGCTCGTCGAGCAGCAGGATCGACGGCTTGATCGCGAGCGCGCGAGCGAGCGCGACGCGCTGCTGTTGGCCGCCGGAGAGCTGCCGCGGCAGGCGTTCGGCCATGGTCGGCAATTGCACCAGTTCCAGAAGACGCTGCGACTCGCGCTGGCGCGTTGCCTTGTCGATGCCGCGGGCAGCGAGCCCGTAGGCTACGTTCTCGCTGATGGAGAGATGCGGGAATAGCGCGTAGTTCTGGAACACGATGCCGACCGCGCGGCGGTTCGGCGGCAGCGCATCGACGATGTCGTCGCCGATGATGATCCGCCCTTGCGTCTGCGCGATGAAGCCGGCGATGATGCGCAGCAGGGTGGTCTTGCCGCAGCCGGACGGGCCGAGCAGGGCGATGATCTCGCCGCCCTTGATGTCGAGATTGATGTTCTCGACCGCAAGCGCGCCGCTCGGATAGCGATGGGTGACGGCGTCGACGACGAGCGAACGTCCGCCTTGCGCTTCAGCCATGGTGTTGCCTCCCGTTGCCCCAGAGGAGAAAGCAAGTCTCGTGCCCGACGCGGTCGCTTTTTGCGGCGCGTTTTGGCATTGTAGTGCGATGACCTCGGTTCGATCGATTTGCGACCTCACCGCCACGGCCCTCGCACGCGCCATTGCGAAGGGCGAGCTGTCCTCGCGCGAGGCCGTCGAGGCGCATCTGGAGCGGATCGCGGACCAGGATCCGAAATTGGCGGCGTTCGTGACTGTCGATGCGGAGGGCGCCCGCCGTGCGGCGGACATCTGCGATGCGGCGGCTGTGCCGACCGGCCCGCTGCATGGGGTGCCCGTCGCAATCAAGGACCTCACCGACACCGCGGGGATTGCGACTACCTATGGGTCGGTGCTGTTTCGCAATCATGTGCCGACGGAGGACGATCTCGTGGTCGCGCGGCTGCGGCGCGCCGGCGCGATCATTATAGGAAAGACAAACACGCCGGAGTTCGGTTTCGGCGCGGTCTGCACCAATAAACTGCGCGGTCCGACGCGCAATCCCTTCGATCCGGCGCTGACCTCCGGCGGATCGTCCGGCGGCTCCGCCGTGGCGGTCGCGGCCGGCATGGTGCCGCTGGCGCACGGCACCGATTTCGGCGGCTCGGTGCGCACGCCCGCAAGCTTCTGCGACGTTGCCTCGATCCGGCCGACGCCCGGCCGCATTCCGGCGCCGCGCCGGCCACTCGGTTGGGACATGCTGGCCAGCCACGGTTTTCTTGCCCGCGACGTCGATGATCTCGAACTGGCGCTGTCGGTCTGCGCTGGTGGCGATGCGCAGGACCCCCTCTCGACCGGCATTGTCAATGATGATCGTCCCCTCGCTGGACGTTCCCGGATCGCAGTCACGCCTGATTTCGGTGTTGCTCCGGTTTCGCGCGATGTCCGCGCTCGTTTTGCCGATGCTTGCGAGGCGCTCGCGCGTGTTGCCGAGATCGTCTCGTCTTCGCCGGATTGCAGCGGCGCGATCGAGACCTTCAGCGCCCTTCGTGCCGCCCACATCGCCAACAGCTATGGCGAGCTGCTGCGGACGCGCCGCGGCGAGCTCACGCCGACCGTGATCTGGAATATCGAGGCGGGCGCCAAGCTCTCCGCGGAGGATTACCTGCACGCCGAGCGGCGGCGCACTGCGATCTACCGCAGCTTTCGCGAGGCGTTCGCGCGCGTCGATTTCCTGATTGCGCCCGCGGCGTCGGTCTTTCCCTGGCCGAACGAGATCAGTGACGTCACCGCGATCGACGGCGCAGCCCTGGAGACGCCGATCGACTATCTCGCCGTCACCTTCATCGTGTCGCTGGTTGGCTGTCCGGTCCTGACCCTGCCGGTGCGGCGAGGGGAGAATGAGCTGCCCTTCGGCATCCAGATCATAGCGCCACCGGGCTGCGAATCCCGCCTGTTTGCCTTCGGCCGTGCCATCGAAAAGGAATTGGGCTTTTCGCATCGTCGGCCGAAGCTCCCCTAGCTGTCGCGATGCTCGAGCCGGGCGGCGAGCGCGCCGGCAAGACCGATGGTGGGTTTGGCAGCAGGCCGGCGGTACGTGCCCGCCGTCGCCTTGCGCAGGCGCAACGCGATCAGTGCCTCGGCCTGCTTCACGGCAGCGACAACCTGGTCGACGACGGGAACGGGGATTCGGTCGGCGACGCGTTCGGCAAGGCCCGAGAGCGGCGCACCTGCAAAGATCAGCACATCGGCCTCGTCCTCGACGATGGCGCGCTGCGCAAGGGCAACGAGCAGATCTTCCTTTTCCGTGCCGACCTCGGAGATCGCCTGGAACGGCGTATCGAGCATGCGGATGCCGGCGCAGCGCTCCCAGAGCCCGTGCGCGCGGACGCATTCCTCATACCAGGGCCCCAGCGCCTGCGCGAAAGTGACGATGGCGAAACGGCGTCCGGCCATGCACGCCGTCAGCATCGCGGCTTCCGCAAGGCCGATCACGGGAATGTCGAACGTTTCGCGTGCGGCAAACAGGCCGGGGTCGCCGAAGGCGGCGATGATCGCAGCGTCGACCGTCTTGTGCTGCTCGGCCAGCATTTCCAGCGCGATCGCGCCGCCGATCTGCGCCTCGGTCCGCGTCGCGATATAGGGCACACCGCGGGTCGCGGTGCAGGGGACGATCTCGGTGCCGGGCGCGGCGGCGCGCTGCCCGACCTCCGTCATCAACTGGGTGACCCCCGTGCTGGTGTTGGGATTGAGCAGCAGCAGCTTCATGGTCATGCCGCCGTCAGCTTGGGTTTGGGAGCGAGCGTCTCGAGCAGCGCAGTGCCGGTCTGGCGGACATGGGCGCCGAGCAGGCGTCCGGCCGCTTCGCTGTCGCGCGCTTCGAGCGCGGCGAGGATGCCGGCGTGTTCTTCGACCGAATTGCTCCAGCGCTTGTCGGCACCCAGCGCCAGATAGCGTGCACGCTCGGCGCGGGAGATCAGTGTCTCGTGCGCTTCGCGGAGCGGTGTGTTGCGCGCCATCCGGACGATGGTGTTGTGGATTTCGCCGTTGATGGCGAAGTAATCGTCGAGCTTGCCGTTGCGATGATGACCCTCCATCCGGGTCTGCAGCGTGCGCAGGCGGGCGAGGTCACGCTCGGTGGCGCGCTCGGCGGCGAGCTCTGCGGCCAGCCGTTCGATCCCGGCGAGCGCTTCGAACAACTCCGAGATGCCGGCGACTGC
The sequence above is drawn from the Bradyrhizobium amphicarpaeae genome and encodes:
- a CDS encoding ABC transporter permease, encoding MGAAPASRDVTSYGMGLAAPLALFFLLFFVAPLLQLFWLSLHNDTAGLHWGLGQYLHFLADPFSLSVLGSTLLLGAEVTAVCLVLGFPIAWLYQRVGPRLQTIIILIVLLPLLTSVVVRTFAWIVILGRQGIINATLQSLGIIDTPLKLLYTQFGVVIALAQVQMPLMTLPLITALGRIDPNLDDASCSLGAGSWRTFFRVVLPLSLPGVIAGCTLTYAAAITAFITQSLVGGGQMLFMPMYLYQQASTLQNWPFASAISIIFLLAVLAVVSVFTTLGRLSRGYGGA
- a CDS encoding ABC transporter substrate-binding protein; amino-acid sequence: MILNRRSLMTTALTLGAMKAFPGLSFAQARPLVFATFTGSWEEAHKAVLVPAFRKANADAAMVLDPMLSVDQIAKVNAAKANPPIDVMLHDPGPALVAIGQDLVEPYPVEKSAYYKDLIAEAQEPMGPAPFFQVVGLTYNPEAVKTPPTSWADLWKPEFKGRVGITNLNSTLGTGWLVEIAKMRGGSEANVDPAFKALEELKPNLAAVAANPGALATLFQQGQIDISPGNFNAIQILKARGVPVEFVAPKEGAIAFKTTIHIVKNSPNRELAFKLIEAALTPEVQTTLMNPPYLIVPTNSKVTMGGEIARVLAKDTAELKKKFVFQDWKKINEQRSAWIERFNREIKI
- a CDS encoding aspartate/glutamate racemase family protein; the protein is MKLLLLNPNTSTGVTQLMTEVGQRAAAPGTEIVPCTATRGVPYIATRTEAQIGGAIALEMLAEQHKTVDAAIIAAFGDPGLFAARETFDIPVIGLAEAAMLTACMAGRRFAIVTFAQALGPWYEECVRAHGLWERCAGIRMLDTPFQAISEVGTEKEDLLVALAQRAIVEDEADVLIFAGAPLSGLAERVADRIPVPVVDQVVAAVKQAEALIALRLRKATAGTYRRPAAKPTIGLAGALAARLEHRDS
- a CDS encoding ABC transporter ATP-binding protein is translated as MAEAQGGRSLVVDAVTHRYPSGALAVENINLDIKGGEIIALLGPSGCGKTTLLRIIAGFIAQTQGRIIIGDDIVDALPPNRRAVGIVFQNYALFPHLSISENVAYGLAARGIDKATRQRESQRLLELVQLPTMAERLPRQLSGGQQQRVALARALAIKPSILLLDEPFAALDKNLRLDMQIEVKRLQRVSGITTLIVTHDQEEALSMADRVAVLSHGKLEQFGTPSDVYDRPQTLFVNTFVGSSNRMPGVVVSADRTAAKVRLDAGAEIIARPAAGALTEGGRVTVCIRPEHLQFVGDETGFAGVVGMSLPLGATVVHEITTADGSGVKISQARIGETRALESGAAVRLAPLAPSLANAFPATL
- a CDS encoding GntR family transcriptional regulator, whose translation is MNWSNEARVQQKSETPKGRKSPKLKRMGLHERAAARMRTMIIRGELAPGSQTQETRLSKELGVSRTPLREAMKVLAAEGLIELRPNRSPRIADIAVAGISELFEALAGIERLAAELAAERATERDLARLRTLQTRMEGHHRNGKLDDYFAINGEIHNTIVRMARNTPLREAHETLISRAERARYLALGADKRWSNSVEEHAGILAALEARDSEAAGRLLGAHVRQTGTALLETLAPKPKLTAA
- a CDS encoding amidase → MPDAVAFCGAFWHCSAMTSVRSICDLTATALARAIAKGELSSREAVEAHLERIADQDPKLAAFVTVDAEGARRAADICDAAAVPTGPLHGVPVAIKDLTDTAGIATTYGSVLFRNHVPTEDDLVVARLRRAGAIIIGKTNTPEFGFGAVCTNKLRGPTRNPFDPALTSGGSSGGSAVAVAAGMVPLAHGTDFGGSVRTPASFCDVASIRPTPGRIPAPRRPLGWDMLASHGFLARDVDDLELALSVCAGGDAQDPLSTGIVNDDRPLAGRSRIAVTPDFGVAPVSRDVRARFADACEALARVAEIVSSSPDCSGAIETFSALRAAHIANSYGELLRTRRGELTPTVIWNIEAGAKLSAEDYLHAERRRTAIYRSFREAFARVDFLIAPAASVFPWPNEISDVTAIDGAALETPIDYLAVTFIVSLVGCPVLTLPVRRGENELPFGIQIIAPPGCESRLFAFGRAIEKELGFSHRRPKLP